The following proteins are encoded in a genomic region of Loxodonta africana isolate mLoxAfr1 chromosome 27, mLoxAfr1.hap2, whole genome shotgun sequence:
- the CCR8 gene encoding C-C chemokine receptor type 8 has translation MDYTLEPNVTEVTDYYYPDVFSSPCDGELIQRGSSLLLAIFYCLLFVCSLLGNSLVILVLITCKKLRSITDVYLLNLALSDLLFVFSFPFLTHYHLDQWVFGTVMCKVVSGIYYIGFFSSMFFVTLMSVDRYVAVVHAVYALKVRTVSMGTVLSLAVWLIAIIATSPLLVFYQVASEDGILQCYSSYHQQTLKWKIFTYFEINILGLLIPFTILFFCYISILHQLRGCQKHKTKAIRLVLIVVAASLLFWVPFNVVLFLTSLHSMHVLDGCVISQRLIYATHVTETISFTHCCVNPVIYAFMGEKFKKHLSEIFQKSCNYIFLCLGKRDSKEGWERSSSFHQRSSGSSSIDYIL, from the coding sequence ATGGATTACACACTCGAGCCCAACGTGACAGAAGTAACCGACTACTACTACCCTGATGTCTTCTCAAGCCCCTGTGATGGGGAGCTCATCCAGAGAGGCAGCAGCttgcttcttgccatcttttACTGCCTCCTGTTTGTATGCAGTCTTCTGGGCAACAGCCTGGTCATCCTGGTCCTTATCACCTGCAAGAAGCTGAGGAGCATCACAGACGTGTACCTCTTGAACCTGGCCCTGTCCGACTTGCTTTTTGtcttctccttcccctttctGACCCACTATCACCTGGACCAGTGGGTGTTTGGGACTGTAATGTGCAAGGTGGTCTCTGGAATTTATTACATTGGCTTCTTCAGCAGCATGTTCTTTGTCACCCTCATGAGTGTGGACAGATACGTGGCTGTTGTCCATGCCGTGTATGCCCTGAAGGTGAGGACGGTCAGTATGGGCACAGTCCTAAGCTTAGCAGTATGGCTGATTGCCATCATAGCCACCAGCCCACTGCTAGTGTTTTACCAAGTGGCCTCCGAAGACGGCATTCTGCAGTGCTATTCATCTTACCATCAGCAGACTTTAAAGTGGAAGATCTTCACCTACTTTGAAATTAACATCTTGGGTCTGTTGATCCCATTCACTATCCTTTTTTTCTGCTACATCAGCATCCTGCACCAGCTGAGGGGCTGCCAAAAGCACAAGACCAAGGCCATCAGGCTGGTGCTCATCGTGGTGGCTGCCTCTTTGCTCTTCTGGGTCCCCTTCAACGTGGTCCTCTTCCTCACTTCCCTGCACAGCATGCATGTTCTGGACGGGTGTGTCATAAGCCAGCGGCTGATCTATGCCACCCATGTCACAGAAACCATTTCCTTCACTCACTGCTGTGTGAACCCCGTTATCTACGCTTTCATGGGTGAAAAGTTTAAGAAACATCTCTCAGAAATATTTCAGAAAAGTTGCAACTACATCTTCCTCTGCCTAGGGAAACGAGACTCTAAAGAGGGTTGGGAAAGGTCGTCGTCCTTCCATCAGCGGTCGTCCGGTTCCTCCAGCATAGACTACATCTTGTGA